Proteins encoded by one window of uncultured Ilyobacter sp.:
- the carB gene encoding carbamoyl-phosphate synthase (glutamine-hydrolyzing) large subunit: MKHNIEKVMIIGSGPIIIGQAAEFDYSGTQACKAIKEEGIEIVLLNSNPATIMTDNNIADKVYIEPLTVEVAEEIIKKERPQGILAGFGGQTALNLAMELEGQGILEKYNVKLLGINSEAIRRAEDREEFKELLEKLGEPVAISGIASTMDECVKFAETNGFPIIVRPAYTMGGTGGGIADNMKDFKDICSKGLIMSPIKQLLLEQSVAGWKEIEYEVMRDSKGNCITVCNMENFDPVGIHTGDSIVIAPSQTLTNYEYQMLRQSSLKIIDELKIEGGCNVQFALDPHSHNYIVIEVNPRVSRSSALASKATGYPIAKIAAKIALGYNLDELKNYVTGYSSAFFEPALDYVVMKIPKWPFDKFRSASKKLGTQMKATGEVMAIDRTFEAALLKAITCLEGGLSGINLPAFNSLGKEELVAKIKECDDERIFAIAQAMRIGVGIEEIHEVSKVDRWFLNGIKNIIDLEKELSENEISHKILEKAETMGFTDDEILGLSKWNKSEVDKIREEKGMYPVYKMVDTCSGEFEAVTPYYYSCYEKEDENIISDDKKIVVIGSGPIRIGQGVEFDYCSVHGVWAIKEAGYQSIIINNNPETVSTDFDTSDKLYFESLYIDDVLNVIREENPYGVIVQFGGQTSINLAKRLEESGVNILGTKYESIDLAEDRDKFRNFLEGLGIESPEGYAAKNLEESYKAAEKIGYPVVVRPSYVIGGRAMRVVHNKESLTEYMTHAIDMSKETTILIDKYIYGTEIEVDAICDGEDILIPGIMEHIEKTGVHSGDSITSYPTISLSDEIIAELVESTKKIAVNIKTLGIINIQYVFDGNKLYIIEVNPRASRTVPILSKVTGVPMVKVAVETMLGEKLKDLEYGTGLRQNKNFYAVKLPVFSTEKLSDVDTFLSPEMKSTGEVLGVDQDFDVAVYKGFSAVGMKIPVDGKLYVSLNEVSKDMGLETIKNYKELGFSVCASKGTAEYLNKKGIEAEYIEGEELKDLISDGVINLIINTPTIGDDRSRYGFGIRRRASEYRIPAFTSIDTASLFMKAIEVKKSNKPVTYNHMRYYLGL, encoded by the coding sequence ATGAAGCATAATATAGAAAAAGTAATGATTATAGGTTCCGGACCTATAATCATAGGACAGGCTGCAGAATTTGACTATTCCGGCACACAGGCATGCAAGGCTATAAAAGAAGAGGGCATAGAGATAGTCCTCTTAAACAGCAACCCTGCCACAATAATGACAGACAACAATATCGCCGATAAGGTTTATATAGAACCTCTCACGGTGGAAGTAGCAGAAGAGATCATAAAGAAAGAGAGACCCCAGGGAATCTTGGCAGGTTTTGGCGGACAGACAGCCTTAAATCTGGCTATGGAACTGGAAGGTCAGGGTATTCTTGAGAAATATAATGTAAAACTTCTGGGGATAAACAGTGAAGCAATAAGGAGAGCCGAGGACAGAGAAGAGTTTAAGGAGCTCCTAGAGAAACTGGGAGAGCCTGTAGCTATAAGCGGAATAGCCTCTACCATGGATGAGTGTGTAAAGTTTGCAGAGACAAACGGTTTCCCTATCATAGTCAGACCTGCCTATACCATGGGAGGAACAGGGGGAGGAATAGCCGACAACATGAAGGACTTTAAGGACATCTGTTCTAAGGGTCTTATAATGAGTCCTATAAAACAGCTTCTTCTTGAGCAGAGTGTGGCAGGCTGGAAAGAGATAGAGTATGAGGTTATGAGAGACTCTAAGGGCAACTGTATAACTGTATGTAACATGGAAAACTTTGACCCTGTGGGAATACACACAGGAGACAGTATAGTAATAGCCCCATCTCAGACTCTGACAAATTATGAATATCAGATGCTGAGACAGTCTTCTCTTAAGATAATAGACGAGCTTAAAATAGAGGGAGGGTGTAATGTACAGTTTGCCCTAGACCCTCACTCACATAATTATATAGTTATAGAGGTAAATCCCAGGGTAAGCAGATCATCTGCACTGGCTTCTAAGGCTACAGGTTATCCTATTGCAAAGATAGCTGCGAAGATAGCTTTAGGATATAATCTAGATGAACTGAAAAACTATGTGACAGGTTATTCTAGTGCCTTTTTTGAGCCGGCCCTTGACTATGTGGTTATGAAGATACCCAAATGGCCTTTTGATAAATTTAGATCGGCTTCTAAAAAACTTGGTACTCAGATGAAGGCTACGGGAGAGGTAATGGCAATCGACAGGACCTTTGAAGCCGCACTTTTAAAGGCTATAACATGCCTTGAGGGAGGACTTTCAGGTATAAATCTACCAGCATTTAACAGCCTAGGAAAAGAGGAACTAGTTGCAAAGATAAAAGAGTGTGACGATGAGAGGATCTTTGCCATAGCTCAGGCAATGAGGATAGGAGTAGGTATAGAGGAGATACATGAAGTGAGTAAGGTCGACAGATGGTTTCTAAACGGGATCAAAAATATAATTGACCTTGAAAAAGAACTTTCTGAAAATGAAATTTCTCATAAAATCCTGGAAAAGGCCGAAACTATGGGATTCACTGATGATGAGATACTAGGGCTGAGTAAGTGGAATAAATCAGAAGTAGATAAAATAAGAGAAGAAAAGGGAATGTATCCTGTTTATAAGATGGTAGATACATGCAGCGGTGAATTTGAAGCTGTTACCCCTTATTATTATTCGTGTTATGAAAAAGAAGATGAAAATATAATCTCAGATGATAAAAAAATAGTGGTTATAGGATCTGGACCTATAAGAATAGGACAGGGTGTGGAATTTGACTACTGTTCTGTACATGGTGTATGGGCTATAAAAGAAGCAGGCTACCAGTCTATTATTATAAACAACAATCCTGAAACTGTAAGTACTGACTTTGACACATCTGACAAACTTTACTTTGAGTCTCTTTATATTGATGACGTCTTAAATGTTATCCGTGAGGAAAATCCTTATGGGGTAATAGTGCAGTTTGGAGGTCAGACCTCTATAAATCTCGCAAAAAGACTTGAAGAGTCAGGGGTAAATATATTAGGTACAAAATATGAATCTATCGACCTTGCAGAAGACAGGGATAAATTCCGAAACTTCCTTGAAGGTCTTGGAATAGAAAGTCCTGAAGGCTATGCAGCAAAAAATCTGGAAGAATCTTATAAGGCTGCTGAAAAGATAGGCTACCCTGTAGTTGTGAGACCATCCTATGTAATTGGTGGTAGAGCCATGAGAGTGGTACACAACAAGGAAAGCCTTACAGAGTATATGACCCATGCCATAGATATGTCCAAAGAAACAACGATCCTTATAGATAAATATATCTACGGAACTGAGATAGAAGTGGATGCCATCTGTGACGGTGAGGATATACTTATTCCTGGAATAATGGAGCATATAGAAAAAACTGGAGTCCACTCTGGAGACAGTATAACAAGCTATCCGACTATAAGCCTAAGTGATGAAATAATAGCCGAGCTTGTGGAAAGTACAAAAAAAATAGCCGTAAATATAAAAACTTTAGGAATAATAAATATCCAGTATGTCTTTGACGGAAATAAACTCTATATAATAGAGGTAAATCCGAGAGCCTCTAGAACTGTACCGATTTTGAGTAAGGTAACAGGGGTGCCTATGGTAAAAGTGGCAGTTGAGACTATGCTAGGGGAAAAATTAAAGGACCTTGAGTATGGTACAGGTCTCAGACAAAATAAAAACTTCTATGCAGTGAAACTTCCTGTATTCTCAACGGAAAAACTCAGTGACGTAGATACTTTCCTGAGCCCTGAGATGAAATCTACAGGAGAGGTTTTAGGAGTGGATCAGGATTTTGATGTGGCTGTGTACAAGGGATTCTCTGCTGTAGGAATGAAGATACCTGTAGACGGTAAACTCTATGTATCTTTAAATGAAGTCAGCAAAGATATGGGACTTGAAACAATAAAAAATTATAAAGAGCTAGGATTTTCTGTATGTGCTTCTAAGGGGACCGCAGAATATCTCAATAAAAAGGGTATAGAGGCTGAGTATATAGAGGGTGAGGAGTTGAAAGACCTCATATCAGATGGAGTTATAAACCTCATAATAAACACACCTACAATAGGAGACGACAGAAGCAGATACGGATTTGGAATAAGAAGAAGGGCTTCTGAGTACAGGATTCCTGCCTTTACTTCCATAGATACAGCGTCTTTATTTATGAAGGCTATAGAGGTTAAAAAATCAAATAAACCTGTGACATATAATCATATGAGGTATTACCTAGGACTTTAA
- the argF gene encoding ornithine carbamoyltransferase: MKHKHFLKLLDFEPKEIQELLDLSKKLKEDKKSGKEDKKLMGKNIALIFEKDSTRTRCSFEVAAYDQGAHVTYLGPSGSQIGKKESIKDTARVLGRMFDAIEYRGYGQKVVEELAEHSGISVWNGLTTEFHPTQILADFMTIIEHKGKLQGVKLVYMGDGRNNMGNSLMVGAAKMGMDFRIVGPKSLFPPQKLINQCLEISKLTGAKLTFTESVEEGLKDADAVYTDVWVSMGEPDKVWEERIEFLKPYQVNSEAMSYAKEDAIFLHCLPAFHDLETSVGRDIFDKFAITEMEVSDEVFEGPNSVVFDQAENRLHTIKAVMVATLGK; the protein is encoded by the coding sequence ATGAAACACAAACATTTTTTAAAACTACTTGATTTTGAACCTAAGGAGATACAGGAACTTCTCGATCTCTCGAAAAAGCTGAAAGAGGATAAGAAATCAGGAAAAGAAGATAAAAAACTTATGGGTAAAAATATTGCCCTTATTTTTGAAAAGGATTCTACAAGAACCAGATGTTCTTTTGAGGTGGCGGCCTATGATCAGGGAGCTCATGTGACTTATCTTGGGCCCTCTGGATCTCAGATAGGTAAAAAAGAGTCTATCAAGGATACTGCAAGGGTCCTCGGAAGAATGTTTGATGCGATAGAGTATAGGGGCTATGGACAAAAGGTGGTGGAAGAACTAGCAGAACATTCTGGAATTTCTGTCTGGAATGGTCTGACAACAGAGTTTCACCCTACTCAGATACTAGCAGATTTTATGACTATAATAGAGCACAAGGGTAAACTTCAAGGAGTTAAACTTGTGTATATGGGAGACGGAAGAAACAATATGGGTAACTCTCTCATGGTTGGAGCTGCCAAGATGGGTATGGATTTTAGGATAGTAGGTCCTAAATCTCTTTTCCCACCTCAGAAACTTATAAATCAGTGTCTGGAAATATCCAAACTAACAGGGGCCAAACTTACTTTCACAGAATCTGTGGAAGAAGGTCTAAAGGATGCAGACGCAGTATATACAGATGTGTGGGTATCTATGGGTGAGCCAGATAAGGTATGGGAGGAAAGGATAGAGTTCTTGAAACCTTATCAGGTTAATAGTGAGGCTATGTCTTATGCCAAGGAAGATGCTATATTTCTTCACTGTCTTCCTGCCTTTCATGACTTAGAAACAAGTGTAGGAAGAGATATTTTTGATAAATTTGCAATTACAGAGATGGAAGTATCAGATGAAGTTTTTGAAGGACCAAATTCAGTGGTTTTTGACCAGGCTGAAAACAGACTGCACACTATAAAAGCTGTTATGGTTGCGACTCTTGGAAAGTAG
- a CDS encoding aspartate aminotransferase family protein: MGKSNVMNTYNRFEPTFVRGKGVYAYDETGKEYIDFVAGVAVNCLGHSNPKIVETIKNQSETLMHISNLYWNEKQITLAKKLSQLGDLEKMFFCNSGTEANELALKIARKFGKEFSEGKHKILYMKNSFHGRTMGALSVTGQKKYQDPYRPLIGGVVECEYNNIEDFVSKMDDDVCGVIMEVIQGEGGIISAEKEFLEKIRELCDKNNALLIFDEVQCGAGRLGTYFAYQKFGVVPDIVTMAKGLGGGFPIGAVLTRGKASDTLVPGDHGATFGGNPLACAVAVTIIDELVEGGIIAEVDQKSDYTRQAIEKMMAEHSVIEKVNGMGLLLGIKLKEELEAKTYVGKAFEKGLMLVGAGNNVVRLVPPLNVTYEELDKALQIIKEVFEEL; this comes from the coding sequence ATGGGAAAGAGCAATGTAATGAATACTTATAACAGATTTGAACCTACATTTGTCAGAGGTAAAGGTGTATATGCCTATGACGAAACTGGGAAGGAATATATAGATTTTGTAGCCGGGGTGGCAGTAAACTGCCTAGGTCACAGTAATCCTAAAATCGTAGAGACAATAAAAAATCAAAGTGAGACTCTGATGCATATATCAAATCTCTACTGGAATGAAAAACAGATCACTCTTGCTAAAAAACTTTCTCAGCTAGGGGATTTAGAGAAGATGTTTTTCTGTAACAGCGGGACAGAGGCAAATGAGCTGGCCCTCAAGATTGCAAGAAAATTTGGTAAAGAGTTTTCTGAAGGCAAGCACAAGATACTTTATATGAAAAATTCATTTCACGGAAGGACCATGGGAGCCCTTTCTGTAACCGGTCAGAAGAAATATCAGGATCCTTACAGACCTCTTATCGGAGGAGTAGTAGAGTGTGAGTATAACAACATAGAGGACTTTGTATCTAAGATGGATGATGATGTCTGTGGAGTGATCATGGAGGTTATTCAGGGAGAGGGAGGAATCATAAGTGCTGAAAAAGAGTTTCTTGAAAAAATAAGAGAACTCTGTGATAAGAACAACGCACTTTTGATCTTTGACGAAGTTCAATGTGGAGCAGGTAGATTAGGGACATATTTTGCATACCAAAAATTTGGAGTAGTTCCTGACATAGTTACAATGGCAAAGGGACTAGGGGGAGGCTTTCCTATAGGGGCTGTCCTTACAAGAGGTAAGGCTTCTGATACTCTTGTACCTGGAGATCACGGTGCTACCTTTGGAGGGAATCCTCTAGCGTGTGCAGTGGCAGTTACAATTATAGATGAACTTGTAGAGGGTGGAATAATAGCTGAAGTAGATCAGAAGAGTGACTATACAAGGCAGGCAATCGAAAAAATGATGGCAGAACACTCTGTAATCGAAAAAGTAAACGGAATGGGACTCCTTCTTGGGATAAAACTGAAAGAGGAGCTTGAAGCCAAAACTTATGTCGGAAAAGCTTTTGAAAAGGGACTTATGCTTGTAGGGGCAGGGAATAATGTGGTAAGACTTGTACCTCCTCTGAATGTAACCTATGAAGAACTAGACAAGGCACTTCAGATAATAAAAGAGGTGTTTGAAGAACTTTAA
- the selB gene encoding selenocysteine-specific translation elongation factor has protein sequence MRNIVIGTAGHIDHGKTTLVRNLTGIDTDILPEEKKRGMTINLGFTYLTLESGKKIGLIDVPGHEKFIKNMVSGVSGIDFMMLVVAADDGIMPQTREHFNVIKLLGVKRGVVVVTKTDLVSSERITEVKSEVREEFKGSFVDRCEILEVNARDLNSYGSLKKLLNNEIEKIEDEAEDKKYFRLHVDRVFNVKGFGTVVTGTSMGSLIHEGDILTLYPQMKNVRVRGIQNHGESVVSLEAGNRCALNLGGVEVKDIKRGDILGTPETLSTSDRIDVNLHILKGKKDIKNNHRIRLHLGTTEVIGRIRLFAIDELAAGDESLAQLLLESPVVGLPGDIGIVRNFSPMDTIGSVKILSMNGEKVKRKNSEYIDSLTNLLNGSSDHKIERWLIENSEFFPTLKEITIATGIEIAEKVVKNLIDNGKVFCLKEMGFKRYFHINHMIKIEKEISLLLKDFHEKNPLRPGANKSEIKNKYFAKKLKVKNFNEVFDLLEERGSIKVNENTVHLSDFKIKLNKKQKKIKDIILIKYKEQGFKPPKYIELETLVQDKKGLEEIHTLLIDTGLLIPLDKDICFMKGFFNEGEMRIKEKSKATGKITLGETREILETSRKFALAFLEKLDSMGITKRIDNYRVILSSS, from the coding sequence ATGAGAAATATTGTAATCGGTACAGCGGGGCACATAGATCACGGTAAAACTACCCTTGTAAGAAACCTCACGGGAATAGATACAGATATACTGCCAGAGGAGAAAAAAAGGGGAATGACTATAAACCTTGGATTCACATATCTTACACTGGAATCAGGTAAAAAAATTGGTCTTATAGATGTACCGGGGCATGAAAAGTTTATAAAAAATATGGTGTCTGGAGTAAGTGGTATTGACTTTATGATGCTGGTGGTAGCAGCAGACGATGGTATAATGCCCCAGACAAGAGAACATTTTAATGTGATAAAGCTTCTTGGTGTAAAAAGAGGAGTAGTGGTAGTAACCAAAACTGACCTTGTTTCTAGTGAAAGAATAACTGAGGTAAAGAGTGAGGTTAGGGAAGAATTTAAAGGAAGTTTTGTAGATAGATGTGAAATATTAGAAGTAAATGCTAGAGATCTAAATAGCTACGGCTCTCTAAAAAAACTTTTGAACAATGAGATAGAAAAAATAGAGGATGAAGCCGAAGATAAGAAATACTTCAGGCTACATGTGGACAGAGTGTTCAATGTAAAGGGATTTGGAACTGTTGTAACTGGTACTTCTATGGGGTCTTTGATACACGAAGGAGATATTCTGACCCTATACCCTCAGATGAAAAATGTGAGAGTGAGAGGGATACAAAACCACGGAGAAAGCGTAGTGAGTCTTGAAGCTGGTAACAGATGTGCATTAAATCTTGGAGGAGTAGAAGTAAAGGATATAAAAAGAGGCGATATCCTAGGAACTCCAGAAACTCTTTCTACCTCAGATAGAATTGATGTAAACCTTCACATACTTAAAGGAAAAAAAGATATAAAAAATAATCATAGAATAAGACTTCACCTGGGAACAACTGAGGTAATCGGAAGAATAAGGCTGTTTGCAATTGACGAACTGGCAGCAGGAGATGAAAGTCTCGCTCAGCTTTTATTGGAAAGTCCTGTAGTAGGTCTTCCCGGAGATATTGGTATTGTTAGAAACTTCTCCCCTATGGATACCATAGGCAGTGTGAAAATACTTAGTATGAATGGGGAAAAGGTAAAGAGAAAAAACTCAGAGTATATTGATTCTCTGACTAATTTATTAAATGGAAGCTCAGACCATAAGATAGAAAGGTGGTTAATTGAAAATAGTGAATTCTTTCCTACACTAAAGGAGATAACCATTGCTACTGGCATTGAAATTGCAGAAAAAGTAGTGAAAAATCTTATTGATAATGGAAAAGTATTCTGTCTAAAAGAGATGGGTTTCAAGAGATACTTTCATATAAATCATATGATAAAGATTGAAAAAGAAATATCTTTACTCCTAAAAGATTTTCACGAAAAAAACCCTCTAAGACCAGGAGCAAATAAATCTGAGATTAAGAATAAATACTTTGCTAAAAAACTTAAAGTTAAAAATTTTAATGAAGTATTTGATCTTCTAGAAGAAAGAGGAAGCATCAAAGTAAATGAAAACACCGTACATCTTTCAGACTTTAAAATAAAACTGAATAAGAAACAAAAAAAAATAAAGGATATTATCCTTATAAAATATAAGGAACAGGGCTTTAAACCTCCAAAATATATTGAACTTGAAACTCTTGTCCAAGATAAAAAAGGTCTTGAGGAGATCCACACCCTTCTTATAGATACCGGGCTTCTTATCCCCTTAGACAAAGACATATGTTTCATGAAGGGATTTTTCAATGAGGGAGAAATGAGGATAAAAGAGAAGTCTAAAGCAACTGGAAAAATAACCCTAGGTGAAACAAGAGAAATACTTGAAACAAGCAGAAAATTTGCATTGGCATTTTTAGAAAAACTTGATTCCATGGGTATAACTAAAAGAATTGACAATTATAGAGTGATATTATCCAGTTCATAA
- the argJ gene encoding bifunctional glutamate N-acetyltransferase/amino-acid acetyltransferase ArgJ has protein sequence MKILEGKSITAVQGIKAAGITAGIKKSGRKDVCVVYSEKEAVGSAVFTTNKVKAAPLFLDMENIKNDTIRAIVVNSGNANACTGKEGYENAVKMGKVVAEHFAIDPKEVIVESTGVIGVQLPMDKVISGIEEACKAVSAEGGHDAAEAIMTTDLFSKEVAIEIEVDGKPVTIAGMAKGSGMIHPNMATMLGTVVTDINITKAMLEKAFKGSVDDSYNMISVDGDTSTNDMVVVMANGMAENKLIESEDENFVKFKAALDYLNKELAKLIAVDGEGATKLLEVNVVNAKDVKSAKSAAKSVITSNLTKCAFFGEDANWGRILCAVGYSEADFDPEKIDIFLKSNGVSIQVAENGRGMVFDELLASKILKEKEITVYIDMKIGEAEATAWGCDLSYKYVEINGAYRT, from the coding sequence ATGAAAATATTAGAAGGAAAATCCATAACTGCTGTACAGGGTATAAAGGCAGCAGGAATAACTGCAGGAATAAAAAAGAGCGGAAGAAAAGATGTGTGCGTTGTTTACAGTGAGAAAGAAGCTGTGGGATCAGCGGTGTTTACAACAAATAAGGTAAAGGCTGCACCTCTTTTTCTAGATATGGAAAACATAAAAAATGATACTATAAGAGCCATTGTGGTAAACAGCGGAAATGCCAATGCCTGCACAGGTAAAGAGGGATACGAAAATGCTGTAAAAATGGGTAAGGTAGTAGCAGAGCATTTTGCAATTGACCCAAAAGAGGTCATCGTAGAATCTACAGGTGTTATAGGTGTTCAGCTTCCAATGGATAAAGTTATTTCAGGTATAGAAGAGGCATGCAAAGCCGTCTCAGCAGAAGGTGGACACGATGCAGCAGAAGCTATAATGACCACAGACCTTTTTTCAAAAGAGGTTGCAATAGAGATAGAAGTAGACGGAAAGCCTGTAACTATAGCAGGTATGGCAAAAGGTTCTGGGATGATTCATCCAAATATGGCAACGATGCTAGGAACTGTGGTGACAGACATAAACATTACAAAGGCTATGCTTGAAAAGGCCTTTAAGGGAAGTGTCGACGACTCTTACAATATGATCTCAGTTGACGGGGATACCAGTACAAATGATATGGTCGTAGTAATGGCAAACGGTATGGCCGAAAACAAACTTATCGAGAGTGAAGATGAAAATTTTGTTAAATTTAAGGCTGCCCTCGATTACCTAAATAAAGAGCTTGCAAAATTAATAGCAGTAGACGGAGAGGGTGCCACAAAACTTCTAGAGGTAAATGTAGTAAATGCAAAGGATGTAAAAAGTGCTAAGTCGGCAGCTAAGTCTGTAATAACTTCTAACCTTACCAAGTGTGCTTTCTTTGGTGAAGATGCAAACTGGGGAAGAATCCTGTGTGCAGTAGGATATTCTGAAGCTGATTTTGATCCTGAAAAAATTGATATTTTCCTGAAATCGAATGGAGTGTCAATACAGGTGGCTGAAAACGGAAGAGGTATGGTGTTTGATGAACTCCTTGCTTCGAAAATTCTAAAAGAAAAAGAGATAACTGTTTATATCGACATGAAAATTGGAGAAGCTGAGGCGACTGCTTGGGGATGCGACCTCAGTTATAAATATGTGGAAATAAACGGGGCATACAGAACCTAA
- the argB gene encoding acetylglutamate kinase, translating to MQKQIEKAEMLVEALPYIKKFAGKTVVVKYGGNAMINDEIKDQVMKDIVLMKYVGVNPVIVHGGGPAINSMLAKIGKVAEFKMGNRVTDGETMEIVEMVLSGKVNKGIVAGINRHGGKAIGLSGKDGNLILARKKYLMDGKEKVDIGFVGEVKKINASIIEDLQKDGFIPVISTVGVDEDGNTYNINADYVAGAIAGALNADKFLFMTDVPGLLRDINDPSSKISVLKYNEAKDLIEDGTISGGMLPKIDACMTALDAGAENVHIIDGRVKHTILLELFTDSGIGTMIVKDYRIVR from the coding sequence ATGCAAAAACAAATAGAAAAGGCTGAGATGCTAGTAGAGGCACTCCCGTATATAAAGAAATTTGCTGGAAAAACAGTAGTTGTAAAATACGGCGGGAATGCCATGATAAATGATGAGATAAAAGATCAGGTCATGAAGGATATAGTCCTCATGAAATATGTAGGTGTTAACCCGGTGATAGTCCACGGCGGAGGACCTGCAATAAATAGTATGCTTGCAAAAATAGGTAAGGTAGCAGAGTTTAAAATGGGAAACAGAGTAACAGATGGGGAAACCATGGAAATAGTGGAGATGGTATTATCTGGAAAGGTGAATAAAGGCATAGTAGCTGGAATCAATCGGCACGGTGGGAAAGCCATAGGCCTTAGCGGCAAGGACGGCAATCTCATTTTAGCAAGAAAAAAATACCTCATGGATGGAAAAGAAAAGGTCGATATCGGCTTTGTAGGAGAGGTAAAGAAGATTAATGCCAGTATTATAGAGGATCTGCAAAAAGACGGCTTTATACCTGTAATATCAACAGTAGGTGTAGATGAGGATGGAAATACATATAATATAAATGCCGACTATGTGGCAGGAGCAATTGCAGGGGCCTTAAATGCCGACAAATTTTTATTTATGACAGATGTTCCGGGACTTCTGAGGGATATAAATGATCCTAGCAGCAAGATAAGCGTGCTGAAATATAATGAGGCAAAGGACCTTATAGAGGACGGAACAATAAGCGGGGGTATGCTTCCGAAAATCGATGCCTGCATGACTGCTTTAGACGCCGGAGCTGAAAATGTTCATATTATAGATGGAAGAGTAAAACACACGATTTTACTAGAGCTCTTTACAGACTCTGGTATAGGTACAATGATAGTAAAAGATTATAGAATAGTTAGATAG
- the carA gene encoding glutamine-hydrolyzing carbamoyl-phosphate synthase small subunit, with translation MYGALYLEDGTVYEGKGFGYEGVSSGELVFNTSMTGYQEILTDPSYAGQVITMTYPLIGNYGVNESFNEADRSYAKGMVVKAVSENPSNFMSEGDFDKFLKKMKIVGVYGVDTRAVTKKIRDSGAMKCVISSRKLTQAEIDEYMGAIKVEDDWMREVGTQEVYEVSGDGFRVALIDFGVKENIIRNLQRRGCHITVYPFNATSEEIMAGNPDGVLLSNGPGDPKLAVEGIEAAKNFIGKLPMFGICLGHQVISLAVGGDTYKTKFGHRGGNHGVLDIDRNKSFISSQNHGYATDEKSLAGTGVRVNFINLNDNTVEGIELEDHPVFSVQFHPEGAPGPEDTTYLFDKFIKFMKESKDEA, from the coding sequence ATGTACGGAGCGCTTTACCTAGAAGACGGTACTGTGTACGAAGGCAAAGGATTTGGTTATGAGGGAGTTTCCAGTGGCGAGCTGGTTTTTAATACATCCATGACTGGTTATCAAGAGATACTGACAGACCCTTCATATGCAGGTCAGGTTATTACCATGACCTATCCACTTATCGGGAATTATGGAGTAAATGAGTCTTTTAATGAGGCGGACAGGTCTTATGCAAAGGGTATGGTTGTAAAGGCCGTATCTGAAAATCCAAGCAACTTCATGAGTGAAGGGGATTTTGATAAATTTCTGAAAAAAATGAAGATTGTAGGGGTATATGGAGTAGATACAAGGGCTGTTACCAAAAAAATAAGAGATAGTGGAGCTATGAAGTGTGTCATATCTAGCAGAAAGCTTACACAGGCTGAGATAGATGAATATATGGGAGCCATCAAGGTTGAAGACGACTGGATGAGAGAAGTTGGGACTCAGGAGGTCTACGAAGTATCGGGAGATGGGTTCAGAGTGGCTCTCATAGACTTTGGGGTAAAAGAGAATATAATAAGAAACCTGCAAAGGAGAGGCTGCCACATAACCGTATATCCATTTAATGCAACAAGTGAAGAGATTATGGCAGGAAATCCAGACGGTGTCCTTCTTAGCAACGGACCTGGAGATCCAAAACTGGCTGTAGAGGGTATAGAGGCTGCAAAAAACTTTATAGGAAAACTTCCTATGTTTGGTATCTGTCTGGGACATCAGGTGATCTCTCTGGCCGTAGGTGGGGACACCTATAAGACAAAGTTTGGACACAGGGGTGGAAATCACGGAGTTTTAGACATTGACAGGAATAAATCCTTTATCAGCTCCCAGAATCACGGCTATGCCACTGATGAAAAGAGCCTTGCAGGGACGGGTGTAAGGGTAAACTTTATAAATTTGAATGATAATACTGTAGAGGGAATAGAGCTAGAAGATCATCCGGTATTTTCTGTTCAGTTCCATCCTGAGGGGGCACCTGGACCTGAGGATACGACCTATCTTTTTGACAAGTTTATAAAGTTCATGAAGGAGAGTAAAGATGAAGCATAA